In Spinacia oleracea cultivar Varoflay chromosome 5, BTI_SOV_V1, whole genome shotgun sequence, a single window of DNA contains:
- the LOC110789955 gene encoding uncharacterized protein has translation MDRVLAWNVRGLKSVQKQNEVKNFIQKYENFVAWKSGCFTVNIVASYGQFLHCHVTPVSGFTDVQVANLRAYHDLIDAQSAMHNNSVDQGVTYAELRVIQEYRVKHKSYLVFLSQKAKVAWLKDGDVNTALFHQSIRNRNVQNQVYIIYDMRGVWKDTPSDVSEAFLDYCKLLLGSIHKHRTLVVKHVVQLGPVCQDHHKAILNAPYTAKEVKAALFSIPGVKAPRSDGFGSYFYKDAWHILGDEVIATILGMLHHGRLLKELNHTMITPIPKTKYPKDVSEFRPISCCNTLYKCITKVLCGRLRQVLPDLILENQGGFVHGRYIVHNIMVVQDLEKHYGRKGVKSSFLMKIDLQKAYDTIEWQFLQEMLEYLGFPKLFVDTVMHCVTTPMFSLMLNGSMHGFF, from the exons ATGGATAGAGTTCTAGCTTGGAATGTAAGGGGTCTAAAATCAGTTCAAAAACAGAATGAAGTCAAGAACTTCATTCAGAAGTATGAG AATTTTGTAGCTTGGAAGTCTGGGTGCTTTACTGTCAATATTGTAGCTTCTTATGGTCAGTTTTTGCATTGCCATGTTACCCCTGTAAGTG GTTTTACAGATGTTCAAGTTGCTAATTTAAGAGCATATCATGATTTGATTGATGCTCAGAGTGCAATGCATAATAATTCTGTAGATCAAGGGGTAACATATGCAGAATTAAGAGTTATTCAAGAATATAGAGTAAAGCACAAATCCTATCTGGTTTTTCTGAGTCAGAAAGCTAAAGTGGCATGGCTTAAAGATGGGGATGTCAATACTGCTCTCTTCCATCAGAGTATTAGAAACAGGAATGTGCAGAATCAAGTCTACATCATTTATGATATGAGGGGTGTGTGGAAGGATACACCTTCTGATGTTTCAGAAGCTTTTCTTGATTATTGCAAGCTGTTGCTAGGAAGCATTCATAAGCATAGAACTCTTGTTGTTAAACACGTGGTTCAACTAGGCCCAGTTTGTCAAGATCATCACAAAGCCATCTTGAATGCTCCATATACTGCAAAGGAAGTTAAGGCTGCTCTTTTTTCTATTCCAGGTGTTAAGGCACCTAGATCAGATGGTTTTGGCTCCTATTTCTATAAAGATGCATGGCATATACTTGGTGATGAAGTCATTGCAACTATTTTAGGTATGCTACATCATGGAAGACTTTTGAAGGAGCTGAATCATACAATGATAACTCCCATCCCTAAAACTAAATATCCAAAGGATGTGAGTGAATTTAGACCAATTTCTTGTTGTAATACACTCTATAAGTGTATTACAAAGGTATTGTGTGGAAGGCTAAGACAAGTGCTGCCTGATCTTATTCTTGAAAACCAGGGAGGTTTTGTTCATGGTAGGTATATTGTGCACAACATCATGGTGGTTCAAGATCTGGAAAAGCATTATGGGAGGAAGGGTGTTAAGTCTAGTTTCCTTATGAAGATTGATCTTCAAAAAGCTTATGATACTATAGAATGGCAATTTCTTCAAGAAATGTTAGAATACCTGGGGTTTCCTAAGCTGTTTGTGGATACTGTCATGCACTGTGTCACTACTCCTATGTTCTCTCTAATGCTTAATGGCTCTATGCATGGGTTCTTTTAA